One window from the genome of Spiractinospora alimapuensis encodes:
- a CDS encoding VOC family protein, with protein sequence MTDVPARLSVVTLGARDLPRLRQFYRDLDWREVSGSDDDWAAFLLGGVVLALYPVAELADEAGVEPPTGADWSGITLACNVDTPDQVDRAYAAALRAGATAVADPVDRPWGGRSGYIADPEGNRWEIAWASTARFDETGAVTGFGD encoded by the coding sequence ATGACTGACGTTCCCGCACGCTTGTCCGTGGTGACTCTCGGGGCGCGTGACCTGCCCAGACTTCGCCAGTTCTACCGTGACCTCGACTGGCGGGAGGTCTCCGGCAGCGACGACGACTGGGCGGCCTTCCTCCTCGGCGGCGTCGTGCTCGCGCTCTACCCGGTGGCCGAACTCGCCGACGAGGCCGGCGTCGAACCCCCCACCGGCGCCGACTGGTCCGGGATCACGTTGGCGTGCAACGTCGACACCCCCGACCAGGTCGACCGCGCCTACGCAGCCGCTCTGCGCGCTGGCGCCACCGCCGTCGCCGACCCCGTCGACCGGCCGTGGGGAGGCCGCTCCGGCTACATCGCCGACCCCGAAGGCAACCGATGGGAGATCGCCTGGGCTTCCACGGCGCGGTTCGACGAGACCGGCGCCGTCACCGGCTTCGGCGACTGA
- a CDS encoding LysR family transcriptional regulator ArgP produces MWIDPTLAATVVAVVEEGTLDAAAARLHLTPSAVSQRVKTLEDRVGQRLVVRTKPVRATEAGQAVLRYARRLALVEHDVTADLGLAEGSTRPRLSVAVNADSLGTWFLEPLAAVAERHSVEIHLHRDDQDRTAGLLESGTVMAAVTSQVTPVTGCRVRALGSLVYEAMAAPSWMARWAPAGLDSEVLRRAPYVDFDRNDGLQADWLAAHAISPQDPPRHLIPSTHDFARAVELGMGWAMLPTQQAEPLVADGTLVPLGGPDISVPLYWQQWTVTSKPLDALTTEIVHRAQRTLRGA; encoded by the coding sequence ATGTGGATCGATCCGACTCTCGCCGCGACGGTGGTCGCCGTCGTCGAGGAGGGCACTCTGGACGCGGCGGCGGCGCGACTGCACCTCACGCCGTCGGCGGTGAGCCAGCGCGTCAAGACCCTGGAGGACCGGGTGGGCCAGCGGCTCGTGGTGCGGACCAAACCGGTGCGGGCCACGGAGGCGGGTCAGGCGGTGCTGCGCTACGCGCGTCGGCTCGCCCTCGTCGAACACGACGTCACGGCCGACCTCGGACTGGCGGAGGGGTCGACCAGGCCCCGTCTGTCCGTGGCGGTCAACGCCGACTCCCTGGGGACCTGGTTCCTGGAACCGCTGGCCGCGGTCGCGGAACGCCACAGCGTGGAGATCCACCTCCACCGCGACGACCAGGACCGCACCGCCGGCCTGCTCGAGTCCGGAACGGTCATGGCGGCGGTGACCTCGCAGGTGACTCCCGTCACCGGATGTCGGGTCCGTGCGCTGGGCAGCCTGGTGTACGAGGCGATGGCGGCACCGAGCTGGATGGCGCGATGGGCGCCCGCCGGACTCGACTCAGAGGTCCTGCGCCGCGCCCCGTACGTCGACTTCGACCGCAACGACGGTCTCCAAGCCGACTGGCTGGCGGCACACGCCATCTCGCCCCAGGACCCGCCACGGCACCTCATCCCCTCCACCCACGACTTCGCCCGCGCTGTGGAGCTCGGCATGGGCTGGGCGATGCTCCCCACCCAACAGGCCGAGCCGTTGGTCGCCGACGGAACCCTGGTCCCCCTCGGCGGACCCGACATCTCCGTCCCCCTGTACTGGCAACAGTGGACCGTCACCTCGAAGCCCTTGGACGCGTTGACCACCGAGATCGTGCACCGGGCCCAGCGAACGCTCCGCGGCGCGTAG
- a CDS encoding CsbD family protein has translation MSEEKNQSKVEQVKGKLKEAAGNVTGDERLRNEGRTEQAKGQLRETKEDVKDSVKGAVDGLRGRSAPEEGTDEDRTS, from the coding sequence GTGAGCGAGGAGAAGAACCAGAGCAAGGTCGAACAGGTCAAGGGCAAGCTCAAGGAGGCGGCCGGAAACGTCACCGGCGACGAGCGTCTCCGCAACGAGGGCCGCACCGAGCAGGCGAAGGGCCAGTTGCGCGAGACGAAGGAGGACGTCAAGGACTCCGTCAAGGGAGCCGTTGACGGCCTGCGCGGGCGCTCCGCGCCGGAGGAGGGGACCGACGAGGACCGCACCTCCTAG
- a CDS encoding Lrp/AsnC family transcriptional regulator codes for MADHALSELDRRIVAALQLDGRSPWSEIARRAGTTESTAARRAGRLIEDGVVRVVGVADPQVCGLGQPVLVQLACPPTEVRSVADALETRPDIRFLTICTGEWDVVAEVVVPGRDSLGRVLVDELGALPGVHQSSTAVITRNFKMRHDWSSALLADLAEEGPGRRELSVPTQPAAVTLDDTDRHILAALADDGRRSHRELAEGLDIGETGVRRRVNRLLDTRALVISTVVDPAVLGFELELIASLKVDLARLGDIAARLADHRQVRYVSATAGSADLVCEAILPSFADIYPFTTEVLGDLPGVQRVDVGVELENRKRAYRPFTSPSTPARGTDPGNS; via the coding sequence GTGGCTGATCACGCACTCTCCGAGCTGGACCGGCGCATCGTGGCCGCGTTGCAGCTCGACGGGCGCAGTCCGTGGTCCGAGATCGCGCGGCGGGCCGGGACCACCGAGAGCACGGCGGCGCGGCGCGCCGGGCGGCTCATCGAGGACGGCGTCGTGCGGGTCGTCGGTGTCGCCGACCCGCAGGTGTGTGGTCTCGGGCAACCGGTGCTGGTTCAGTTGGCGTGCCCTCCGACGGAGGTGCGGTCGGTGGCCGACGCTCTCGAGACCCGCCCCGACATCCGCTTTCTCACCATATGCACTGGTGAGTGGGATGTCGTCGCCGAGGTCGTGGTTCCGGGCCGGGACTCGCTGGGCCGGGTTCTCGTCGACGAGCTGGGCGCGCTTCCCGGCGTCCACCAGAGCTCGACCGCAGTGATCACACGGAACTTCAAGATGCGGCACGACTGGAGCAGCGCCCTGCTGGCCGACCTCGCCGAGGAGGGGCCGGGGCGTCGGGAGCTCTCCGTACCCACCCAGCCCGCAGCCGTCACCCTGGACGACACCGACCGTCACATCCTCGCGGCGTTGGCCGACGACGGACGCCGCTCGCACCGGGAGCTCGCCGAGGGGCTGGACATCGGCGAGACCGGTGTTCGCCGCCGGGTGAACCGCCTGCTGGACACCCGGGCCCTGGTCATCAGCACCGTGGTCGACCCGGCGGTCCTCGGGTTCGAACTGGAGCTCATCGCCTCGCTCAAGGTGGATCTCGCCCGCCTCGGCGACATCGCCGCCCGACTCGCCGACCACCGCCAGGTGCGCTACGTCTCCGCGACGGCCGGATCGGCGGACCTGGTCTGTGAGGCCATCCTGCCGAGCTTCGCCGACATCTACCCCTTCACCACGGAGGTCCTGGGTGACCTGCCCGGAGTACAGCGGGTGGACGTCGGTGTCGAGCTCGAGAACCGGAAACGCGCCTACCGACCCTTCACCTCCCCTTCCACCCCCGCTCGGGGCACCGACCCAGGGAACTCATGA
- a CDS encoding SDR family NAD(P)-dependent oxidoreductase: MINYGLGGKTAVVTGGASGIGLACAHALARSGAAVSVWDLNGDAAEEAASALRTHGHRTHSAAVDVGDSAAVDAAMDTVVREFGRVHIVVGNAGIGGEQASSGDYSDSGWRAVINVNLNGVFYTQRAAIRAMRTAGGGTIINMASILGQVGFMNASAYVAAKHGVVGMTQAAAWEHAADGVRINAVGPGFIRTPLVEQSLDDDALAFLKSQHAFQRLGEPQEVAEIVAWLASDAASFVTGAYYPVDGGYLAR, from the coding sequence ATGATCAACTATGGGCTGGGTGGGAAGACCGCTGTCGTGACGGGCGGGGCCTCGGGGATCGGGTTGGCGTGCGCGCACGCGCTGGCTCGGTCCGGGGCGGCCGTCTCGGTGTGGGACCTCAACGGTGACGCGGCCGAGGAGGCGGCGTCCGCGTTGCGGACGCACGGGCACCGGACCCACAGCGCCGCGGTGGACGTGGGGGACAGCGCCGCCGTCGACGCCGCGATGGACACCGTGGTGCGTGAGTTCGGCCGCGTCCACATCGTGGTCGGCAACGCCGGGATCGGTGGTGAGCAGGCCTCCTCCGGTGACTACTCCGACTCCGGGTGGCGCGCCGTCATCAACGTGAACCTCAACGGGGTCTTCTACACCCAACGGGCCGCGATCCGCGCGATGCGCACCGCCGGCGGGGGCACGATCATCAACATGGCCTCGATCTTGGGTCAGGTCGGATTCATGAACGCCAGCGCCTACGTCGCCGCCAAGCACGGAGTCGTCGGCATGACCCAGGCCGCAGCCTGGGAGCACGCCGCGGACGGGGTGCGGATCAACGCGGTCGGCCCCGGCTTCATCCGCACCCCACTGGTCGAGCAGTCCCTCGACGACGACGCGTTGGCGTTCCTCAAGTCCCAGCACGCGTTCCAGCGTCTCGGCGAACCCCAGGAGGTCGCCGAGATCGTCGCCTGGCTCGCCAGCGACGCGGCGTCCTTCGTCACCGGCGCCTACTACCCCGTCGACGGTGGCTACCTGGCGCGGTAG
- a CDS encoding LysE/ArgO family amino acid transporter, whose product MGLTLIVAIGAQNVFVLRQGLRREHVGVVVAICAVSDAVLILTGVAGLGRLLDTAPVLVTAATWGGAAFLCGYAVVAARRALRPGGHGLLSDDDAGPDSPASPSGPRGTLTGSRVVAVAGTTAALTWLNPHVYLDTVVFLGSIAASYGETRWWFAGGAVLASLVWFCALGFGARFLGRWLRTPTAWRALDGAIAVVMLGLAVSLVLR is encoded by the coding sequence ATGGGCCTGACCCTGATCGTGGCGATCGGGGCGCAGAACGTCTTCGTGCTTCGACAGGGTTTGCGCCGTGAACACGTCGGTGTGGTCGTGGCGATCTGCGCGGTCTCCGACGCGGTGCTGATCCTGACCGGTGTCGCGGGGCTGGGACGGTTGCTGGACACCGCGCCGGTTCTCGTCACCGCGGCCACCTGGGGTGGCGCCGCGTTCCTGTGCGGCTACGCCGTCGTCGCCGCGCGGCGTGCGCTTCGTCCCGGCGGACACGGCCTGCTCAGCGACGACGACGCCGGTCCGGACTCCCCCGCTAGTCCGTCCGGTCCACGTGGGACTCTCACCGGGTCGCGCGTCGTGGCGGTCGCGGGGACCACGGCGGCTCTGACCTGGCTGAATCCGCACGTCTACCTGGACACTGTGGTGTTCCTGGGGTCGATCGCCGCCTCGTACGGAGAAACGCGTTGGTGGTTCGCCGGCGGCGCCGTACTGGCCAGCCTGGTCTGGTTCTGCGCCCTGGGGTTCGGGGCCCGGTTCCTGGGCCGGTGGTTGCGTACACCCACGGCGTGGCGGGCCCTGGACGGCGCGATCGCGGTGGTGATGCTCGGTCTGGCCGTCTCACTCGTGCTGCGCTAG